One part of the Rutidosis leptorrhynchoides isolate AG116_Rl617_1_P2 chromosome 1, CSIRO_AGI_Rlap_v1, whole genome shotgun sequence genome encodes these proteins:
- the LOC139857765 gene encoding uncharacterized protein produces MAQLLSPVCTDPITFQTNFCSRSSGNRWSMLAMNNSLTWKNNGNGKRRRFNRVKVASDPSPLTSDAAFADDYYAVLGLLPDATQEEIKKAYYNCMKSCHPDLSGNDPDATNFCMFINDVYEVLSDPAQRLVYDEIHGYAMTAINPFLDDTSPKDHVFVDEFSCIGCKNCANVCSDVFMIEEDFGRARACNQNGRSDLVQEAIDSCPVDCIHWTSAAQLSLLEDEMRRVERVNVALMLAGMGASADVFRMANTRWEKRQNKVLEQARMRMMKSKDSNAKADSYWNNPWGSGKKPQNTGTEEEVKARASRAAAAARRWREYSRRGVDKPATYKLPDTVSTTEK; encoded by the exons ATGGCTCAATTATTATCTCCAGTCTGTACAGATCCAATTACATTTCAAACAAATTTTTGTTCAAGAAGTAGCGGCAATAGATGGAGTATGTTGGCGATGAACAATAGCTTAACGTGGAAGAATAACGGTAACGGAAAAAGAAGAAGATTTAACAGAGTTAAAGTCGCCAGTGATCCGTCTCCGTTAACGTCAGATGCTGCTTTTGCTGATGATTACTATGCAGTTTTAGGACTG CTTCCGGATGCAACTCAAGAGGAAATTAAGAAAGCCTATTATAATTGCATGAAATCATGTCACCCTGACCTAAGTGGAAATGATCCCGATGCTACAAATTTCTGCATGTTCATTAACGACGTTTATGAG GTTCTTAGTGATCCAGCTCAGCGACTTGTATATGATGAGATTCATGGTTATGCAATGACTGCAATCAATCCTTTTCTCGATGATACCTCTCCAAAGGATCATGTATTTGTTGATGAGTTCAGTTGTATAG GCTGCAAAAACTGTGCCAATGTTTGCTCCGATGTCTTTATGATAGAGGAGGACTTTGGTAGAGCCAGAGCTTGCAACCAAAATGGACGCTCTGACTTAGTTCAAGAAGCTATTGATAGTTG TCCCGTTGATTGCATCCATTGGACTTCTGCTGCACAACTATCTTTGCTTGAAGATGAAATGCGGAGAGTAGAAAGAGTAAAT GTTGCGCTGATGCTTGCAGGAATGGGTGCATCTGCAGATGTCTTTAGAATG GCAAACACTCGATGGGAGAAGAGACAAAATAAAGTTTTG GAGCAAGCAAGAATGAGAATGATGAAATCAAAAGATTCCAATGCCAAAGCTGACTCTTACTGGAACAACCCTTGGGGCAGTGGTAAAAAGCCGCAAAATACAG GCACGGAGGAGGAAGTGAAAGCGAGAGCTAGCAGAGCAGCTGCAGCGGCACGACGATGGAGAGAGTACTCAAGAAGGGGTGTTGACAAACCTGCCACCTATAAACTTCCAGATACCGTCTctactactgaaaaataa